One window of Quercus robur chromosome 5, dhQueRobu3.1, whole genome shotgun sequence genomic DNA carries:
- the LOC126728527 gene encoding uncharacterized protein LOC126728527, translating into MALKAKSNDIDESSNDEDSKMKSYITRQIKKFMKNANRKGFDKDRKQSSSFQFKSQDKGKKDARDGGQYTIPSRPKRQARLGGFVESPSLPSKASETSEDDDDSDNDDDDEDGDASSSGTDEMST; encoded by the exons atggcattaaAGGCCAAGAGTAATGATATTGATGAGTCTTcaaacgatgaagattctaagatgaagtcctatatTACAAGGCAaatcaagaagttcatgaagaatgccaataggaagggcttcgacaaggatcGTAAGCAATCTAGTTCCTTTCAGTTCAaaagccaagacaaagggaagaaggatgctagggatggcggtcagtatACTATTCCTTCAAGACCAAA ACGGCAGGCTCGCCTTGGTGGCTTTGTGGAGTCTCCTTCTCTTCCTTCCAAGGCATCTGAGACATCCGAGGATGATGACGACTCCGAcaacgatgatgatgatgaggatggagatgctagctcttccggCACTGACGAGATGTCTACTtaa
- the LOC126726642 gene encoding cationic amino acid transporter 1-like, translating into MGEYGGDEGVRRRGCSCTKENFLPEESFRSWGNYARALKDTPRRLKDRVLTRSLDQTELVDVKAQSQHEMKKTLNWWDLMWFGIGAVIGAGIFVLTGLEAREHAGPAVVLSYVVSGISALLSVFCYTEFAVEIPVAGGSFAYLRVELGDFMAFIAAGNILLEYVIGGAAVARSWTSYFATLLNHQPNDFRIVAHSFSPNYRYLDPIAIVVLAIICVMAVMSTKGSSRFNYIASIFHIAVIIFIIIGGFIKADTKNYSDFAPFGVRGIFQASAVLFFAYVGFDAVSTMAEETKNPGRDIPIGLVGSMVITTLAYCLLAVTLCLMQPYTDIDKDAPFSVAFEAVGWGWAKYIVAAGALKGMTTVLLVSAVGQARYLTHIARTHMLPPWLAIVNEKTGTPVNATVVMLAATAVFAFFSSLDILSNLLSISTLFIFMLVAIGLLVRRYYVSGVTTTANRIKFIVFLALILGSSIATSLYWAISTNGWIGYTVTGPIWLLSTIGLWLFVPLAREPKMWGVPLVPWLPSLSIAINIFLLGSIDRASFARFGLWTLIILVYYFLFGLHASYDTAKEACSAKQMKNVEEGAVN; encoded by the exons ATGGGTGAATACGGAGGAGACGAAGGTGTTCGGAGAAGAGGGTGCTCGTGCACAAAAGAAAACTTTCTCCCCGAGGAATCGTTTAGGAGCTGGGGAAACTATGCGAGGGCGTTGAAGGACACACCGCGTAGGCTGAAAGACCGAGTTCTGACTCGTTCGTTGGACCAGACGGAGCTAGTAGATGTGAAGGCACAGAGCCAGCACGAGATGAAGAAGACGCTGAATTGGTGGGATCTCATGTGGTTCGGCATAGGAGCTGTGATTGGAGCTGGGATCTTCGTCCTCACTGGCCTTGAGGCTCGAGAACATGCGGGACCTGCTGTTGTGTTGTCCTACGTCGTTTCGGGTATCTCTGCTTTGCTCTCTGTCTTTTGCTACACCGAGTTCGCCGTTGAGATTCCCGTCGCAG GTGGATcatttgcctatttaagggtaGAGCTGGGTGATTTCATGGCCTTCATTGCTGCCGGAAACATCCTACTCGAGTATGTGATTGGTGGAGCAGCCGTTGCCCGTTCTTGGACATCCTACTTTGCCACACTCTTGAACCACCAGCCAAATGATTTCCGCATTGTAGCCCATAGTTTTTCACCAAACTACAGATACCTCGACCCCATTGCCATTGTTGTCTTGGCTATCATTTGTGTTATGGCTGTTATGAGCACAAAGGGCTCCTCACGATTCAACTACATTGCTTCCATCTTCCATATTGCtgtcatcatcttcatcatcattggAGGCTTCATAAAAGCGGACACCAAAAATTACAGTGATTTTGCACCATTTGGCGTCCGTGGCATCTTTCAAGCATCAGCAGTGCTTTTCTTTGCCTATGTTGGATTTGATGCTGTCTCAACCATGGCTGAGGAGACAAAGAATCCCGGTCGGGACATTCCTATTGGTCTTGTTGGCTCAATGGTGATTACTACATTGGCATATTGTTTACTAGCCGTGACACTATGCCTAATGCAACCATACACAGATATTGATAAAGATGCACCATTTTCTGTGGCATTTGAAGCCGTAGGTTGGGGATGGGCTAAGTACATAGTTGCTGCTGGTGCATTGAAGGGCATGACAACAGTTTTGCTTGTGTCAGCAGTGGGTCAAGCTCGATATCTCACACATATTGCACGTACACACATGTTGCCCCCGTGGCTCGCTATTGTGAATGAGAAAACTGGGACTCCTGTCAATGCCACAGTGGTAATGCTTGCAGCCACTGCAGTATTTGCCTTCTTCTCATCGCTTGACATTCTCTCAAACTTGCTCTCAATCTCCACACTGTTTATCTTTATGCTTGTGGCTATTGGCCTTCTTGTGCGTCGATACTATGTTAGTGGGGTGACAACAACAGCAAACCGTATCAAATTCATTGTGTTTCTTGCCCTTATTCTTGGATCTTCAATTGCCACTTCTCTTTATTGGGCCATATCTACAAACGGTTGGATTGGGTACACAGTAACTGGACCAATTTGGCTCTTGTCAACTATTGGGCTTTGGCTTTTTGTTCCACTGGCTAGGGAACCAAAAATGTGGGGTGTACCATTGGTACCATGGCTGCCATCACTATCAATTGCCATTAACATTTTCCTTCTTGGGTCTATAGATAGAGCATCGTTCGCAAGGTTCGGGTTATGGACTCTAATAATTTTGGTTTACTATTTCCTTTTTGGATTGCATGCGTCCTATGACACAGCCAAGGAAGCTTGCAGTGCCAAACAGATGAAAAATGTTGAAGAGGGGGCCGTGAATTAG